In a genomic window of Bos mutus isolate GX-2022 chromosome 6, NWIPB_WYAK_1.1, whole genome shotgun sequence:
- the PCDH7 gene encoding protocadherin-7 isoform X7 produces the protein MLRMRTMGWARAWCLGCCLLLPLSLSLAAAKQLLRYRLAEEGPADVRIGNVASDLGIVTGSGEVTFSLESGSEYLKIDNLTGELSTSERRIDREKLPQCQMIFDENECFLDFEVSVIGPSQSWVDLFEGRVIVLDINDNTPTFPSPVLTLTVEENRPVGTLYLLPTATDRDFGRNGIERYELLQEPGGGGGGGGGGGEGRRAGPADSAPYPGGGGNGGSGGGPGGSKRRLDAPEAGGGTSPGGRSSVFELQVADTPDGEKQPQLIVKGALDREQRDSYELTLRVRDGGDPPRSSQAILRVLITDVNDNSPRFEKSVYEADLAENSAPGTPILQLRAADLDVGVNGQIEYVFGAATESVRRLLRLDETSGWLSVLHRIDREEVNQLRFTVMARDRGQPPKTDKATVVLNIKDENDNVPSIEIRKIGRIPLKDGVANVAEDVLVDTPIALVQVSDRDQGENGVVTCTVVGDVPFQLKPASDTEGDQNKKKYFLHTSAPLDYETTREFNVVIVAVDSGSPSLSSNNSLIVKVGDTNDNPPVFGQSVVEVYFPENNIPGERVATVLATDADSGKNAEIAYSLDSSVMGIFAIDPDSGDILVNTMLDREQTDRYEFKVNARDKGVPVLQGSTTVIVQVADKNDNDPKFMQDVFTFYVKENLQPNSPVGMVTVMDADKGRNAEMSLYIEENSNIFSIENDTGTIYSTMSFDREHQTTYTFRVKAVDGGDPPRSATATVSLFVMDENDNAPTVTLPRNISYTLLPPSSNVRTVVATVLATDSDDGINADLNYSIVGGNPFKLFEIDSTSGVVSLVGKLTQKHYGLHRLVVQVNDSGQPSQSTTTLVHVFVNESVSNATVIDSQIARSLHTPLTQDIAGDPSYEISKQRLSIVIGVVAGIMTVILIILIVVMARYCRSKNKNGYEAGKKDHEDFFTPQQHDKSKKPKKDKKNKKSKQPLYSSIVTVEASKPNGQRYDSVNEKLSDSPSMGRYRSVNGGPGSPDLARHYKSSSPLPTVQLHPQSPTAGKKHQAVQDLPPANTFVGAGDNISIGSDHCSEYSCQTNNKYSKQMRLHPYITVFG, from the coding sequence atGCTGAGGATGCGGACCATGGGATGGGCGCGCGCCTGGTGTCTGGGCTGCTGTCTCCTCTTGCCGCTCTCGCTCAGCCTAGCGGCCGCCAAGCAACTCCTCCGGTACCGACTGGCCGAGGAGGGCCCAGCAGACGTCCGCATCGGCAACGTCGCCTCGGACTTGGGCATCGTGACCGGCTCCGGTGAGGTGACTTTCAGCCTCGAGTCGGGCTCAGAGTACCTGAAGATCGACAATCTCACCGGCGAGCTGAGTACGAGCGAGCGGCGCATTGACCGCGAGAAACTGCCCCAGTGTCAGATGATCTTCGACGAAAACGAGTGCTTCTTGGACTTCGAGGTCTCGGTGATCGGGCCCTCGCAGAGCTGGGTGGACCTGTTCGAGGGTCGGGTCATCGTGCTCGACATCAACGACAACACGCCCACCTTCCCGTCACCCGTGCTCACGCTCACGGTGGAGGAGAACCGGCCGGTGGGCACTCTATACCTGCTGCCCACCGCCACCGACCGCGACTTCGGCCGCAACGGCATTGAGCGCTACGAGCTGCTACAGGAgcccgggggcggcggcggcggcggcggcggcggcggcgagggcCGGCGCGCCGGGCCTGCCGACAGCGCCCCCTACCCCGGGGGCGGCGGGAACGGCGGGAGCGGCGGCGGCCCCGGGGGCTCTAAGAGGAGGCTGGACGCGCCAGAAGCCGGCGGCGGGACCAGCCCCGGCGGACGCAGCAGCGTATTCGAACTGCAGGTGGCCGACACCCCGGATGGCGAAAAGCAGCCGCAATTGATCGTGAAGGGGGCGCTGGACCGCGAACAGCGCGACTCCTACGAGCTGACCCTGAGGGTGCGCGACGGTGGCGACCCGCCTCGCTCCTCTCAGGCCATCCTGCGGGTGCTCATCACCGACGTGAACGACAACAGCCCCCGCTTCGAGAAGAGCGTGTATGAGGCTGACCTGGCCGAGAACAGCGCCCCGGGGACCCCCATCCTGCAGCTGCGTGCCGCCGACCTGGACGTGGGGGTCAACGGGCAGATTGAGTATGTGTTCGGGGCGGCTACAGAGTCCGTGCGGCGGCTGCTGCGCCTAGACGAGACGTCCGGCTGGCTCAGTGTCCTGCACCGTATAGACCGCGAGGAAGTGAACCAGCTGCGCTTCACGGTCATGGCCCGCGATCGCGGGCAGCCTCCCAAGACAGACAAAGCCACGGTGGTCCTTAATATCAAGGACGAGAACGACAATGTGCCGTCCATTGAAATCCGCAAGATCGGGCGTATCCCACTCAAGGACGGGGTGGCCAACGTGGCCGAGGACGTTCTGGTGGACACCCCCATCGCCCTGGTACAGGTGTCTGACCGAGACCAAGGCGAGAATGGAGTGGTCACCTGCACCGTGGTGGGCGACGTGCCCTTCCAGCTCAAGCCGGCCAGTGACACAGAGGGCGACCAGAACAAGAAAAAGTACTTCCTGCACACCTCGGCCCCTTTGGACTAtgagaccaccagggagttcaACGTGGTCATAGTAGCGGTGGACTCGGGCAGCCCCAGTCTCTCCAGCAACAACTCCCTGATTGTCAAGGTGGGAGATACCAACGACAACCCGCCTGTCTTTGGCCAGTCAGTGGTGGAGGTGTACTTTCCTGAGAACAACATCCCCGGAGAGAGGGTAGCCACGGTGCTGGCTACAGACGCGGACAGTGGGAAAAACGCTGAAATCGCCTACTCGCTGGACTCTTCCGTGATGGGGATCTTTGCCATCGATCCCGATTCTGGGGACATCCTCGTCAATACCATGCTGGACCGCGAGCAGACTGACAGGTACGAGTTTAAAGTTAACGCCAGAGACAAAGGCGTCCCCGTGCTACAGGGCAGCACCACAGTGATTGTTCAGGTGGCTGACAAGAATGACAATGACCCTAAGTTCATGCAGGACGTCTTTACTTTTTATGTGAAAGAAAATTTACAGCCCAACAGCCCCGTGGGAATGGTCACAGTGATGGATGCTGACAAGGGGCGCAATGCAGAGATGAGCCTATACATAGAGGAGAACAGTAACATTTTTTCCATTGAAAATGATACGGGGACTATTTACTCCACGATGTCTTTTGACAGAGAACATCAGACCACATACACTTTCAGAGTCAAAGCTGTGGATGGAGGAGATCCCCCCAGATCTGCAACAGCCACGGTCTCTCTCTTTGTGATGGATGAGAATGACAATGCTCCCACTGTCACCCTTCCCAGAAATATTTCCTACACTTTACTGCCACCTTCGAGTAACGTCAGGACAGTAGTAGCTACGGTGTTGGCAACAGACAGTGATGATGGCATCAATGCAGACCTTAACTACAGCATTGTGGGAGGGAATCCCTTCAAGCTGTTTGAGATTGATTCCACCAGTGGTGTGGTTTCCTTAGTGGGAAAACTCACCCAAAAGCATTATGGCTTGCACAGGTTGGTGGTGCAAGTGAATGACAGTGGGCAGCCTTCCCAGTCTACCACGACTCTGGTGCATGTGTTTGTCAATGAAAGTGTTTCTAATGCAACTGTGATTGACTCCCAGATAGCCAGAAGCTTGCACACCCCACTCACCCAGGATATAGCTGGTGACCCAAGCTATGAAATTAGCAAACAGAGACTCAGTATTGTCATTGGGGTGGTTGCTGGAATTATGACTGTGATTCTAATCATCTTAATTGTAGTGATGGCAAGATATTGCCggtccaaaaataaaaatggctatGAAGCTGGCAAAAAAGATCATGAAGACTTTTTTACACCCCAACAGCATGACAAATCTAAAAAACctaaaaaggacaagaaaaacaaaaaatctaagCAGCCACTCTACAGCAGCATTGTCACTGTAGAAGCTTCTAAACCAAATGGACAGAGGTATGATAGTGTCAATGAGAAGCTGTCAGACAGCCCAAGCATGGGCCGATACCGATCAGTTAATGGTGGGCCTGGCAGTCCTGACCTGGCCAGGCATTACAAATCTAGTTCCCCCTTGCCTACTGTCCAGCTTCACCCCCAGTCACCAACTGCAGGAAAAAAACACCAGGCCGTACAAGATCTACCACCAGCTAATACATTTGTGGGAGCAGGAGACAACATTTCAATTGGATCAGATCACTGCTCTGAGTACAGCTGTCAAACCAATAACAAATACAGCAAACAG